Proteins from a genomic interval of Pecten maximus chromosome 13, xPecMax1.1, whole genome shotgun sequence:
- the LOC117340760 gene encoding uncharacterized protein LOC117340760, giving the protein MARMTSRHAMFCLVLITCLCETVISNESRQVTYEVLRFSGLPTSHCTIYTRNSNSVLECSSHCLQQADCYSFQWLNGICTLHIGCVSPAPQPTAVQTAVQTAVPTGSNHFVRSDLCEMIGYADLPDVGVCIRLYPEFLNHTAAVATCKEEYNGHLLVIDTDSKLRRVQQYLTANSYGHYVTIIDGTDKATEGDWRHHNGEPITYWQWGGVEPVDSYTDREDCLALDPGYHFNMNDVLCDDPHPFICELNLQ; this is encoded by the exons ATGGCGAGGATGACAAGTAGACATGCTATGTTCTGTCTCGTGCTGATCACGTGCCTCTGTG AGACCGTGATATCGAATGAGAGTCGACAGGTGACATACGAGGTGTTACGATTCTCAGGGCTCCCCACCAGTCACTGCACCATCTACACTCGGAACTCCAACTCCGTACTGGAGTGTAGCTCCCATTGTCTCCAACAAGCGGATTGCTATTCCTTCCAATGGCTGAATGGCATCTGTACGCTACACATTGGCTGTGTCTCTCCCGCACCGCAGCCCACGGCTGTACAAACGGCTGTACAAACGGCTGTACCGACGGGATCTAACCACTTTGTACGGTCAG ACCTATGTGAAATGATAGGGTACGCCGACCTCCCTGACGTGGGTGTATGTATCAGGTTGTACCCAGAATTCCTCAATCATACAGCGGCCGTAGCAACATGTAAGGAGGAATATAACGGTCATCTACTGGTGATCGACACCGACTCAAAACTCAGACGGGTCCAGCAATACCTCACTGCCAACTCGTACg GCCACTACGTGACTATAATTGACGGTACAGACAAGGCGACGGAAGGAGATTGGCGCCACCATAACGGCGAGCCCATCACGTACTGGCAGTGGGGAGGAGTGGAGCCCGTCGACAGTTATACAGACAGAGAAGACTGTTTAGCACTTGACCCGGGATACCACTTCAACATGAACGACGTTCTTTGTGACGATCCTCATCCATTCATTTGTGAACTTAATTTACAGTGA